One genomic region from Kamptonema formosum PCC 6407 encodes:
- a CDS encoding RluA family pseudouridine synthase has protein sequence MLNFHPISDFIPKNSPINNSDPTYYYEGISPQNGQLLRLPRTPIAEAIAKGLMQQLANNNDYSREGKMYGILLVELPNGEQRVLKAFSGLLNGCHTIDGWVPPIPGREKVALVEAYTLAELDAIKQEIITLKQLPQWQQYQTLSSEFEQQLQLMSQHHRNCKQQRQEKRQILSQTLTDKALNLALEKLDKESQKDGIERRNLKREQNEKLQPLKEIIDNATQRITELKQRRKTLSKQLQTQMYAAYSLTNFAGHSRSLQTLMPTGLMPTGTGDCCAPKLLHYAAVNNLKPLAMAEFWWGNLSINLDRIKGGFYGACLERCQPLMGFLLSGLSQNSFLDMGTYRQNFDILEAENLQIIYEDEWLIAVNKPSGLLSVPGRYRDRQDSVLSRLRQLLPDGMNIIPVHRLDLETSGIMLLARSLPIYRELSSQFQHKLVKKVYEAVLSGNVVNDYCGEISLPLWGNPEHRPYQQVDIERGKPSLTRFQVIAREGEYTRVEFMPLTGRTHQIRVHASDKRGLGIPILGDRLYGCQADASRLHLHARELYFEHPQLGKNINLEVETPF, from the coding sequence ATGCTCAACTTTCACCCCATCTCAGATTTTATCCCCAAAAACTCTCCTATCAATAACTCAGATCCTACCTATTACTACGAAGGAATCTCCCCTCAAAATGGTCAATTACTGAGACTTCCTCGCACACCCATAGCCGAAGCAATTGCTAAAGGTTTAATGCAGCAATTAGCCAATAATAATGATTATTCTCGCGAAGGTAAAATGTATGGCATACTCTTAGTTGAACTTCCTAATGGCGAACAACGGGTACTCAAAGCATTCTCAGGCCTTCTCAATGGTTGTCATACTATTGATGGCTGGGTTCCACCCATTCCGGGACGAGAAAAAGTAGCCTTAGTAGAAGCCTACACCTTAGCTGAATTAGACGCTATTAAACAAGAAATAATTACTCTAAAGCAACTTCCGCAATGGCAACAATACCAAACATTATCTAGCGAGTTTGAACAGCAGTTGCAATTAATGAGTCAACATCATCGTAATTGCAAACAACAGCGACAGGAAAAACGCCAAATTCTCAGCCAAACTCTTACAGATAAAGCACTTAATTTAGCATTAGAAAAACTTGATAAAGAAAGTCAAAAAGATGGAATAGAACGGCGTAACCTTAAACGAGAACAAAATGAGAAATTACAACCATTAAAAGAGATAATTGACAATGCTACTCAGCGAATTACTGAACTGAAACAACGGCGAAAAACTTTATCAAAACAACTACAAACTCAGATGTATGCAGCTTACAGTCTCACTAATTTTGCCGGCCATTCTCGTTCATTACAAACATTAATGCCAACTGGTTTAATGCCTACTGGTACTGGAGATTGTTGTGCGCCGAAATTACTCCACTATGCAGCGGTAAATAACCTTAAACCTTTAGCAATGGCAGAATTTTGGTGGGGAAATTTATCAATAAATCTGGATAGAATTAAGGGAGGATTTTATGGCGCTTGCCTCGAACGTTGTCAGCCATTAATGGGATTTTTACTATCAGGATTATCGCAAAATAGTTTTTTAGATATGGGTACATATCGGCAGAACTTTGATATATTAGAAGCAGAAAATTTGCAAATTATCTATGAAGATGAATGGCTAATAGCAGTTAACAAACCATCAGGTTTACTTTCTGTTCCTGGTCGTTATCGCGATCGGCAAGATAGCGTTTTAAGTCGCTTACGTCAATTGTTACCGGATGGCATGAATATTATCCCTGTCCATCGTTTAGACCTCGAAACTTCGGGAATTATGTTATTAGCTCGTTCTTTACCAATTTATCGGGAATTAAGCAGTCAATTTCAACATAAATTAGTTAAAAAAGTTTATGAGGCGGTACTTTCTGGTAATGTAGTAAATGATTATTGTGGTGAGATTTCATTACCACTCTGGGGAAATCCTGAACATCGTCCTTATCAGCAAGTTGATATAGAGAGGGGTAAACCTAGTTTAACTCGTTTTCAGGTGATAGCTAGGGAAGGAGAATACACTCGTGTAGAATTTATGCCGCTCACCGGTCGTACTCATCAAATTCGGGTTCATGCGTCAGATAAAAGAGGTTTAGGAATACCAATTTTAGGCGATCGCCTCTATGGATGTCAAGCCGACGCAAGTAGATTACATTTGCACGCGAGGGAGCTTTATTTTGAGCATCCGCAGTTAGGAAAAAATATTAATTTAGAGGTAGAAACTCCTTTTTAA
- a CDS encoding calcium-binding protein, with the protein MATLFPNLTNAPGDNTITQSQIPPNPNPQNPPQNQTPPNPNPPNPPQNQTPPTPPTPPANSISTTSGNDNITGDASDNFILGGTGSDTLSGGESTDTVSYLSLNSAITLQAGGIVNKGAAGNDILDTIEQIIAPLGQINTLDASTGSGVASINVDLSTNSVAVNNLPGIGTLNLTVENFVNVVGTPNVDVITGNRQNNNLVGGAGNDTLSGLRGNDTLIGVDLSSATPGSNETDVLIGGQGRDTFVLGDATNTYYQGAGVTFIQDFQQNRDVIQLHGQLSDYTIVGNSINLAGTSDQIAVIQGNFTTDNFVFV; encoded by the coding sequence ATGGCAACACTATTTCCTAATTTAACCAATGCACCTGGCGATAATACTATTACGCAAAGCCAGATTCCACCAAATCCTAATCCTCAAAACCCTCCTCAAAATCAAACTCCACCAAATCCCAATCCTCCCAATCCTCCTCAAAATCAAACTCCACCCACTCCACCAACTCCACCAGCTAATAGTATTAGCACCACATCAGGGAATGACAATATTACTGGGGACGCTTCCGATAATTTCATTTTAGGTGGTACTGGCAGCGATACCTTGAGTGGAGGAGAAAGTACCGATACAGTTAGCTATCTTTCCTTAAATAGTGCCATTACCCTTCAGGCTGGAGGTATTGTCAACAAAGGTGCAGCAGGTAACGATATCCTTGACACTATCGAACAGATTATCGCTCCTTTAGGACAGATTAATACCCTTGATGCGTCTACAGGTAGCGGCGTAGCTTCTATTAATGTAGACTTGTCAACTAATAGTGTGGCTGTTAACAATTTACCTGGAATTGGCACACTGAATTTGACTGTAGAGAATTTCGTTAATGTCGTAGGTACTCCCAATGTAGATGTGATTACCGGCAATCGCCAAAATAACAATTTAGTAGGAGGAGCCGGTAACGATACTCTCTCAGGTTTGCGTGGTAATGATACTTTGATTGGAGTCGATCTATCTAGTGCTACACCTGGAAGTAATGAAACAGATGTATTGATTGGCGGTCAAGGTAGAGATACTTTTGTTCTCGGTGATGCCACAAATACATATTATCAGGGAGCAGGAGTTACATTCATTCAAGATTTCCAGCAAAACAGAGATGTCATTCAGTTACACGGACAGCTCTCTGATTATACTATTGTTGGTAATTCTATCAACTTGGCTGGTACTTCCGATCAAATTGCTGTAATTCAAGGCAATTTTACCACTGATAATTTCGTGTTTGTCTAA
- a CDS encoding MlaE family lipid ABC transporter permease subunit: MLKLSLNFKNGLVKKSVPVKTELATYRDGRDRAFDETLEDRWFQRFFVTLLLGGQVWLRLLKGKVCRKLVIEHLVTVGLGSLRAVLLIALFAGMIFTIQSARELIRFGAVGAVGGAFAIAFCRELAPVLTAGVVAGQVGSGFAAEIGEMQVTEQVDALYMLKTNPVDYLVLPRVVACCIMLPILTIFSVVVGIGGGAFAAAIFYHLPPGMFLESVRTFLEPWDLVTVVVKGVIFGAIIGIIGCGWGLTTTGGGKGVGRSATAAVVTSWVSIFMADFFLSLLMFHELAITR; the protein is encoded by the coding sequence ATGTTGAAGTTAAGCTTGAATTTTAAGAATGGTTTAGTCAAGAAATCTGTCCCAGTCAAAACTGAGTTGGCCACATACCGCGACGGGCGCGATCGCGCCTTTGATGAAACATTGGAGGATAGATGGTTTCAGAGGTTTTTCGTAACCTTGTTATTGGGGGGGCAGGTGTGGTTGCGGCTGCTTAAGGGCAAGGTTTGCCGCAAGCTGGTGATCGAGCATTTGGTAACGGTGGGGTTGGGTTCGCTGAGGGCGGTATTGTTGATTGCTCTATTTGCAGGGATGATTTTTACGATTCAATCGGCGCGGGAATTGATTCGGTTTGGGGCGGTGGGGGCGGTGGGAGGTGCTTTTGCGATCGCATTTTGTCGGGAGTTAGCACCCGTTTTAACGGCGGGTGTGGTAGCGGGACAGGTGGGTTCTGGATTTGCGGCGGAAATTGGCGAAATGCAGGTGACGGAGCAAGTTGATGCTCTTTATATGCTGAAAACCAATCCAGTTGATTATTTAGTCTTACCGCGTGTGGTAGCTTGCTGCATCATGTTGCCGATTTTAACTATTTTTTCTGTGGTTGTGGGTATTGGCGGCGGCGCGTTTGCGGCGGCGATTTTTTACCATTTACCTCCGGGGATGTTTTTGGAATCAGTGCGGACTTTTTTGGAACCCTGGGATTTGGTGACAGTGGTAGTTAAGGGGGTGATTTTTGGCGCGATTATTGGCATTATCGGTTGCGGTTGGGGGTTAACAACGACTGGGGGAGGGAAGGGTGTAGGGCGATCGGCAACGGCGGCGGTGGTGACTTCTTGGGTGTCGATTTTTATGGCTGATTTCTTTTTATCGCTGTTGATGTTTCACGAATTGGCGATTACCAGATGA
- the mtnB gene encoding methylthioribulose 1-phosphate dehydratase: protein MNSDLRQSLIAAASHFYNRGWMVGTAGNLSARLTDGSFWITASGRAKGQLTEQDFIRMNVDGKIIEQPHSDCRPSAETSIHQAIYKSFPEAQACYHVHSIEANLVSRFTEEDRLPLPAIEMLKGLGVWEENPEVAIPLFTNHFEVPRIADEICDRFAISPPPIPALLIRDHGVTVWGDSTAKAYNYIEVAEYIFRYMVAAR from the coding sequence ATGAATAGTGATTTAAGACAAAGTTTAATTGCAGCAGCAAGCCACTTTTATAATAGAGGTTGGATGGTTGGTACTGCGGGAAATCTTTCCGCTCGTTTGACTGACGGTAGCTTTTGGATTACAGCTAGTGGCAGAGCAAAAGGACAGTTAACAGAGCAAGATTTTATTCGTATGAATGTAGATGGTAAAATTATCGAGCAACCGCATTCAGATTGTCGTCCTTCTGCTGAAACAAGTATTCATCAGGCAATTTACAAATCTTTTCCAGAAGCTCAAGCTTGCTATCACGTACACTCGATTGAGGCTAATTTAGTCTCTCGATTTACTGAGGAAGATCGATTACCTTTGCCTGCGATTGAAATGCTCAAGGGTTTGGGGGTGTGGGAAGAGAATCCAGAGGTAGCAATACCGCTGTTTACTAATCATTTTGAAGTGCCGCGAATTGCTGATGAGATTTGCGATCGCTTTGCAATTTCACCGCCGCCAATACCCGCTTTATTAATCCGCGATCATGGTGTTACTGTCTGGGGTGACTCGACAGCTAAAGCTTACAATTATATTGAAGTTGCTGAATATATTTTTCGCTATATGGTAGCAGCTCGCTAA
- a CDS encoding HAD-IB family phosphatase, with protein sequence MTNDRQISLTSNQLKRVVFCDFDGTIALEETFVGMLKHFAPELSAQLIPEMYARRLTLRAGVRQLLESIPSERYQEIIEFSQGKLMRPGLVELLDFLKDREVPFVVVSGGIRVMVETVMGDLAARTEAIYAVDLDPSGSHLKVCSEFEGDTELVSKVRVMELYEADEQVAIGDSVTDLNMARVAPVVFARDRLAEYLDKEQKSYIYWNDFFDVIESLSQRWS encoded by the coding sequence ATGACTAATGACCGACAAATATCTCTAACTTCCAATCAACTGAAACGAGTGGTCTTCTGTGACTTTGACGGTACGATCGCCCTTGAGGAAACTTTTGTCGGAATGCTAAAGCACTTCGCACCGGAGTTGTCGGCTCAACTAATCCCAGAAATGTACGCTAGAAGGCTGACGCTGCGGGCAGGAGTCCGACAGTTATTAGAGTCTATTCCTTCGGAACGTTATCAGGAGATTATCGAATTTTCTCAAGGGAAGTTAATGCGGCCCGGATTGGTAGAACTCCTAGATTTTCTTAAGGATCGCGAAGTACCTTTTGTGGTAGTTTCAGGTGGTATTCGGGTGATGGTAGAGACAGTGATGGGCGATTTGGCGGCTCGTACAGAAGCTATTTATGCGGTAGATTTAGATCCTAGCGGCTCTCACCTGAAAGTGTGTTCTGAGTTTGAAGGGGATACGGAACTTGTGTCTAAGGTGCGGGTAATGGAGCTGTATGAGGCTGACGAGCAGGTGGCAATTGGAGATTCGGTGACGGATTTGAATATGGCTAGGGTTGCGCCTGTAGTTTTTGCGCGCGATCGCTTGGCTGAATATTTGGATAAGGAGCAGAAATCTTACATATACTGGAATGATTTTTTTGATGTAATTGAGAGTTTATCCCAGCGATGGAGTTAA
- a CDS encoding Crp/Fnr family transcriptional regulator: MQTTSTTSDSNRPFLTWQRIIDWAQEHYRYRTFNKDERIPARPGLLYLVERGSIRLVGSSLISASGTKKSPRRNPEEAFLGFVGAGQPFELVAQSPFTLQAYAHTDQTNVLWMYWHDLDNWPHFRREVLDAFRYQHQRKLLWLSTLGQRRTLDRLYGFLTLLIEEFGEPYINEADPDLVRGYRLPWLLTHAQIGSAIGSTRVTVTRLMGKLRSKGLIYTQDDNLICLPTDSDQN; this comes from the coding sequence ATGCAAACAACTTCCACAACTTCAGACAGCAATCGACCTTTTTTAACTTGGCAGCGAATTATAGACTGGGCACAAGAACACTACCGCTATCGAACTTTTAACAAAGACGAACGGATTCCTGCCAGACCCGGCTTGCTCTATTTAGTAGAGCGCGGTTCTATCCGACTGGTAGGCTCTTCCCTAATTAGCGCCAGCGGTACTAAAAAATCCCCGCGTCGCAATCCTGAAGAAGCTTTTTTAGGCTTCGTGGGTGCAGGTCAACCCTTTGAACTCGTAGCTCAGTCGCCTTTTACACTCCAAGCTTACGCCCATACTGACCAAACAAATGTACTGTGGATGTATTGGCACGATCTAGACAACTGGCCCCACTTCCGCCGGGAAGTCTTAGATGCCTTTCGCTATCAGCATCAGCGAAAACTTTTATGGCTCAGTACATTAGGCCAACGGCGAACTCTGGACAGATTGTACGGATTTCTAACTTTGCTGATCGAGGAATTCGGCGAACCTTACATTAATGAAGCAGATCCCGATCTAGTCCGGGGCTACCGTTTGCCTTGGCTTTTAACTCATGCTCAAATTGGCAGCGCGATCGGTTCTACACGAGTGACAGTGACGCGCTTAATGGGCAAATTGCGCTCCAAAGGTTTGATTTATACCCAAGATGATAATTTAATTTGTCTGCCTACCGACTCTGACCAAAACTAA
- a CDS encoding hybrid sensor histidine kinase/response regulator: MRPHPIKFPLRGVLVVPFVLQIVLAVGLTGWLSLRNGQKSVHDVTAQLRSEITARIEQNLKSYIELPHIINKINEDIVKLGKLNVDDQDDLRLYLRKQLQSFESINYISFGSEQGQYTSFDRTTTDGSFRISWLTEAPGNLHIYAANSTGERAKVLDVFPNYDPRRRPWYRAPIEQGGPAWSPIHALYAQSILAINASQPLYDETGTLRGVFTVNFSLSQIGNFLRNLKIGRSGQTFIVERSGELVASSANVLPFTITAQKKATRIKATEFGSPLIRATAKYLVEDFGGLNQITQSKNLTFLVENQRQFVQVLPFSDSRNLDWLIVVVVPESDFMEQINANTNTTIILCIFALLIATGLGILTSQWIAVPIQRLSQASSAIADGKLNQTVIVKGVSEIQVLGESFNKMARQLQDSFTALEVRVKQRTAELQEAKLAAELANSAKSEFLANMSHELRTPLNGILGYAQILMRSKNIQETDLKGLGIIQQCGSHLLTLINDILDLSKIEARKMEIYPNQFHFLAFLQAVSEIVRIKAEQKGITFISQFDPALPVSVQADEKRLRQVLINLLGNAVKFTEEGSVTFKVGVIESSTIDAEASTFNAINKIRFQIEDTGLGMSEEQKQKIFDPFEQVGDSKRRAEGTGLGLAISSKIVEVMSSQIRVTSQLGEGSQFWFDLDLPCASEFTLKPTFDLKGTIVSFLGNKRKILVVDDRWENRSVIVHLLSPIGFEVFEATNGAEGLDKANELIPDAIITDLIMPIMDGFELLRRLRISDQFKDTVVIVSSASVFEADQYKSLEAGANAFLPKPVQISELFEVLQKQLGVSWVYAEPTPAALTSGSNTELSSVRCLVIPPPDKMKILYDLAKKGNLKGAIQQAEELKKLDEQWIPFADRICEMAKGFQEKQLQAFLNQYQVK, translated from the coding sequence ATGCGTCCTCACCCTATAAAATTTCCTCTGCGCGGGGTTCTTGTTGTTCCTTTTGTATTGCAAATTGTTCTTGCTGTCGGACTTACAGGATGGCTTTCCTTACGCAATGGGCAAAAGTCAGTTCATGATGTTACTGCTCAATTACGTAGCGAGATTACGGCCCGGATTGAACAGAACCTCAAAAGCTACATCGAGCTACCACATATTATTAATAAAATCAACGAAGATATTGTAAAACTCGGTAAGTTAAATGTGGACGATCAAGATGACTTGAGACTTTACTTACGGAAGCAACTTCAGTCATTTGAGTCAATCAATTACATCTCCTTCGGCAGCGAACAGGGACAGTATACTTCCTTCGATAGAACAACTACAGATGGTTCATTTCGCATTAGTTGGTTAACAGAAGCTCCGGGTAATCTACATATTTATGCAGCTAACAGCACAGGAGAGCGAGCCAAAGTCTTAGATGTTTTCCCTAATTACGATCCGCGTCGCCGACCTTGGTATCGCGCTCCCATCGAACAAGGTGGCCCCGCCTGGAGTCCAATTCATGCTTTGTACGCTCAATCAATACTGGCAATTAATGCTAGTCAACCCTTATACGATGAAACCGGGACTCTTCGCGGAGTATTCACAGTCAACTTTAGCCTCTCGCAAATTGGGAATTTTCTACGTAATTTAAAAATCGGTCGTTCTGGACAGACTTTCATTGTCGAACGTTCTGGAGAATTGGTGGCAAGTTCCGCAAACGTGCTGCCATTTACAATTACCGCTCAAAAAAAAGCAACGCGCATAAAAGCTACAGAATTTGGCTCTCCCCTGATTCGCGCGACCGCCAAATATTTAGTCGAAGATTTTGGGGGATTGAATCAAATTACTCAGAGCAAAAATCTTACTTTTCTAGTCGAGAATCAGCGGCAATTCGTGCAAGTATTGCCTTTTTCAGATAGCCGTAACTTAGATTGGCTAATTGTGGTTGTTGTTCCCGAATCCGATTTCATGGAGCAAATTAATGCCAATACAAATACTACAATTATTCTCTGTATATTTGCACTGTTAATAGCAACCGGATTGGGAATTTTAACTTCACAATGGATTGCTGTCCCTATTCAGCGATTAAGTCAAGCTTCCAGCGCCATCGCTGATGGCAAACTCAACCAAACAGTAATCGTCAAAGGGGTGAGTGAAATCCAGGTTTTGGGTGAGTCATTTAACAAAATGGCACGGCAGTTACAAGACTCTTTTACAGCTCTGGAAGTTAGAGTAAAACAACGAACAGCCGAACTACAAGAGGCCAAGCTTGCTGCGGAACTAGCCAACAGTGCCAAAAGCGAATTTCTCGCTAACATGAGTCACGAACTGAGAACCCCTCTCAATGGTATTTTGGGCTATGCTCAAATCTTAATGCGCTCAAAAAACATTCAAGAAACTGACCTCAAAGGTTTAGGTATAATTCAGCAGTGCGGTTCTCACTTATTGACTCTGATTAATGACATTTTAGACCTCTCCAAAATAGAAGCAAGGAAAATGGAAATTTATCCTAATCAATTCCATTTTCTAGCATTTCTTCAAGCCGTAAGTGAAATTGTCAGGATTAAAGCTGAACAAAAAGGAATTACTTTTATTAGCCAATTCGATCCAGCACTGCCGGTGAGCGTACAAGCCGATGAAAAACGCTTGCGACAAGTATTAATCAATCTTTTGGGTAATGCAGTCAAGTTTACTGAAGAAGGGAGCGTTACCTTCAAGGTTGGTGTGATTGAATCATCTACGATTGATGCAGAAGCAAGCACCTTCAATGCCATCAATAAAATCCGTTTTCAAATAGAAGATACGGGATTAGGGATGAGTGAAGAACAAAAACAAAAAATCTTCGATCCCTTTGAACAGGTAGGCGATAGTAAACGCAGAGCAGAAGGAACGGGGTTAGGTTTAGCAATTAGCTCAAAAATTGTGGAGGTGATGAGTTCCCAAATTAGAGTGACTAGCCAACTGGGAGAAGGTAGTCAATTCTGGTTTGATTTAGACTTGCCTTGTGCCAGCGAATTTACATTAAAACCGACTTTTGATTTAAAGGGAACAATTGTTAGTTTCCTCGGCAATAAACGCAAAATATTAGTTGTAGATGACCGCTGGGAAAATCGCTCCGTGATTGTCCATTTATTATCTCCTATTGGTTTTGAAGTCTTTGAAGCTACTAATGGTGCTGAGGGGTTAGACAAAGCAAATGAGTTAATACCAGATGCAATTATTACTGATTTAATTATGCCGATAATGGATGGTTTTGAATTACTGCGTCGCCTCCGTATTTCTGACCAGTTTAAAGATACAGTTGTCATAGTTTCTTCTGCTAGCGTGTTTGAAGCAGACCAATACAAGAGTTTAGAGGCTGGAGCAAATGCTTTTTTACCCAAACCTGTGCAAATTTCAGAATTGTTTGAAGTATTGCAGAAACAATTAGGTGTATCTTGGGTTTATGCAGAGCCAACTCCAGCAGCACTTACTAGCGGATCGAATACTGAATTATCCTCTGTTAGATGTTTGGTGATTCCCCCACCAGACAAAATGAAAATTTTGTATGATTTAGCAAAAAAGGGTAATCTTAAAGGTGCGATCCAACAAGCAGAGGAATTGAAAAAGTTAGATGAGCAATGGATTCCTTTTGCCGATCGTATATGTGAAATGGCAAAAGGGTTTCAGGAAAAACAACTTCAAGCTTTCTTAAATCAGTATCAAGTTAAATAG
- a CDS encoding DUF3598 family protein, which translates to MSQQWDNFLKNLGVWEGTFTKFSPLGEQLEDIPSILSLEGLNNKKSARLTLRRFLPNPNNASESTVNELVREYQYLGRDILFFENGAFSQGSIQLAPYSEFGAELSFIYGNQRLRLVQLCDRDGNLASLTLIREKLAGKDVPEKPPLKVDDLIGEWRGEAVTIYPDWRPSDSYPTSLQLHRDDHNQLLQKITFGSGLDIKTIASSALIDGSILRFNQSSQAMQVLLLPGGASATTPVPVQRRKSFFLEAGWLVESDLRQRMIRSYNENGEWVSLTLITERKVS; encoded by the coding sequence ATGAGTCAGCAGTGGGACAATTTTCTAAAAAATTTAGGAGTTTGGGAAGGTACTTTTACCAAGTTCTCACCATTAGGAGAGCAACTTGAAGATATCCCTAGTATTCTGTCCTTAGAAGGCTTAAATAATAAAAAAAGTGCGCGCCTAACTCTCCGCCGCTTTTTACCTAACCCTAACAATGCCTCCGAATCAACAGTCAATGAGTTGGTGCGAGAATATCAGTATCTAGGCAGAGATATTCTGTTTTTTGAAAATGGGGCTTTTTCTCAAGGTAGTATCCAACTCGCCCCCTATTCAGAGTTTGGGGCCGAGTTGAGTTTTATCTACGGTAATCAGCGTCTGCGCCTAGTGCAGCTATGCGATCGCGACGGCAATTTAGCTAGTTTAACACTGATACGTGAAAAGCTAGCGGGTAAAGATGTACCCGAAAAACCGCCTTTGAAGGTTGATGATTTAATTGGCGAATGGCGAGGAGAAGCAGTAACAATTTATCCAGATTGGCGACCATCGGACTCTTATCCTACCTCACTGCAATTGCACCGCGATGACCACAATCAATTATTACAAAAGATAACTTTTGGTAGTGGTTTAGATATTAAAACAATTGCTTCTAGTGCTTTAATTGACGGTTCTATCCTCCGGTTTAATCAAAGTTCCCAAGCAATGCAAGTGCTATTGCTGCCCGGCGGTGCTTCTGCTACCACGCCAGTGCCAGTTCAGCGAAGAAAATCTTTCTTTTTAGAGGCGGGTTGGCTGGTAGAATCAGACTTACGGCAACGGATGATTCGCTCTTATAATGAAAACGGAGAATGGGTGAGCTTGACCTTAATAACCGAACGTAAAGTTAGCTAA
- a CDS encoding DUF928 domain-containing protein has translation MAKSKFPLHLKILALALFSLALTLLLPTIVISQSVPKGLSEIHFSPPQESAPMVVRRQELRSRCPCYNSINSLTALLPPTSLALTTAEHPTFFLYVPHATTTKTVTDKDENACNKTVSNSHLRESFEVEFELLDEQEEKIYHTAFTIAGTPGVISFTLPKDSPPLELTKYYRWYFEVICDPEDRSGDSVVSGWTRRVELIPNLAQELAQASPTDRPAIYARSGLWHDTLTALAQLRKSQPNDLPLANAWAELLKSVGLENISQEPLVECCNIAEGRRQEAGDSR, from the coding sequence ATGGCTAAGAGTAAGTTTCCCCTACATCTAAAGATACTTGCCTTAGCCTTATTTTCCCTAGCTTTAACCTTACTTTTACCCACAATTGTCATTTCCCAGTCTGTACCAAAGGGTCTAAGTGAAATTCACTTTTCTCCACCGCAGGAGTCTGCACCAATGGTCGTTAGGAGGCAAGAGTTGCGATCGCGCTGTCCTTGCTACAATTCTATCAATTCTCTCACAGCACTACTACCGCCTACAAGTTTGGCACTAACTACCGCCGAGCACCCAACATTTTTTTTATATGTCCCCCACGCTACTACTACTAAAACCGTAACCGATAAAGATGAAAATGCGTGCAACAAAACTGTCAGCAACTCCCATTTGAGGGAGAGTTTTGAAGTAGAGTTTGAACTCCTTGACGAACAAGAAGAAAAAATTTACCATACAGCATTCACGATCGCAGGTACTCCCGGCGTTATTAGTTTCACTCTTCCTAAAGACTCTCCACCACTGGAACTGACAAAATATTACCGCTGGTATTTTGAGGTAATTTGCGATCCCGAAGATCGCAGCGGTGACAGTGTAGTGAGTGGATGGACTCGCCGAGTCGAATTAATTCCTAATTTAGCCCAAGAATTAGCACAAGCATCGCCTACAGATCGCCCTGCTATTTATGCCCGTTCTGGTCTTTGGCACGATACTCTAACGGCCTTAGCGCAGTTACGGAAATCACAACCCAACGATCTACCTTTAGCTAATGCTTGGGCGGAATTATTAAAGTCTGTAGGATTGGAAAATATCAGTCAAGAACCTCTAGTTGAATGCTGTAATATAGCAGAAGGCAGGAGGCAGGAGGCAGGAGACAGCAGGTAG